Part of the Quadrisphaera sp. DSM 44207 genome, CCGAGGAGGGGCCGCTGCTGACGGCCCTGTCCTACCTGCCGCTCACGTCGCCGCTGGTGATGCCCCGCCTGCTCGCCCTCGGGGACGCGCAGGTCTGGCAGGCGCTCCTCTCCCTCGGGATCCTCCTGCTGACGGCGACCGCGCTGGTGGTCGTCAGCGCGCGCCTGTACGAGCGCTCGCTGCTGCGCACCCGCGGCAAGGGCTCCTGGCGCGGCGCGCTCGCGTCGTCCGACCCGGCCTGACACTCGCCCGGGGTCGCCGCGCGTGCGGCGAGACTGGGCGGCCGTGGACGACGTCCGGCTGAGCAAGCGGCTTTCGTACGTGCTGCGCCACGCCCCGGGCAGCGTCGGCCTGCAGCTCGACGACGCCGGGTGGGTCGGCGTGGCGGACCTGCTGGCCGCGCTCGCCGCGCACGGCGCCCCGGTCAGCCGCGAGCGCCTCGAGCGCCTGGTCGCCGCCGACGCCAAGCAGCGGTACGCCCTCGACGCCACCGGCGCGCGCATCCGCGCCAGCCAGGGGCACAGCGTGCCGGTCGACCTCGGCCACGCGCCGCAGCCCCCGCCGCGGGTGCTCTTCCACGGCACGCCGCTGCGCGCCCTGCCCGCCGTCCTCGCCGAGGGGCTGCGCCCGGGCCGGCGCCACGCCGTCCACCTCAGCGAGGACGCCGCCACCGCCCGCGCGGTGGGACGCCGGCGCGGGCCCGCGGCGGTGCTGCGCGTGGACGCCGCGGGGCTGGCCGCCGCCGGCGCGCCCTTCAGCCGCTCGGCCAACGGCGTCTGGCTCGTGGCCGCCGTGCCGCCGTCCTTCCTCGCCGTGATCGAGCGCGACTGAGCACCCGCCGGGGGCTCAGCGCAGCGCGTGGAGGACGGTGTCGGCGTCCAGCCGCTGCGCCGCGACGTAGTAGAGGACGTCGCCGCGGGCGAGCGCGCGGTCCCACGGCGGGCTGACCACCAGGCCGTCCCCGGTGCGCACGGCCAGCACCGTGGCGCCGAAGGAGCGCCCGAACCGGGTCTGCACCTCGCCGAAGGACGACCCGGCGCAGCGCGCCGGCAGCGGCAGGGAGTACGTGTTGCCGTGCCCGCCGCTGCGCATCAGGTCGTGGTAGACCTGCGTGATGCCGGGGTCGAGGGCCTCCTCGGTGATCAGGAACGGCATGTGCCACTGCACGCACTGGATCCGCGGGTCGACGTAGCCGATGTGCTCGCGCCGGTCGAGGTCGCGCAGGGCGACGACGGTGTGCACGTCCGGGGCGGCGTGGTGCACGGCCACCGTGATCGTCAGGCTCTCGTCGTCGTCGCGGCCGTCGACGACGACGGTGCGGGCCCGGGCGACGCCCGCGCGGCGCATCACGTCGGCGCTGCCGAGGTCGCCTCGCACGAACGAGACCGCCGGCCGCTCCGGCAGCGGGTGCTCGACGACGTCGTCCCAGGCGCACAGCGCCACCCGCAGGCCGTCCTCGGCGGTCAGCTCCGCGACGATGCGCTCGGTGTGGCCGGGCGCGTACCCCAGCACGACGACGTGGCCCTGCAGGTCCAGCGGCGCCAGGCCCCTCATGCGCGTCCCCCTGATCGACTGGACCCGGTCCGCCAGGCGCGTGAAGAGCAGCGTCAGCGTGACGATGCCGCCGACGATGACGTACGCCCCGACGACGTGGCCCGCCGCGGTCTGCGGGAAGAAGTCGCCGTACCCGACCGTGGCCGCCGTGACGACGAAGTACCACCAGTAGTTCCCCGGCTCGGTGATCTCCCCGGGCTCGACCAGCCACATCGCCAGCCAGCTCGTGGCGAAGACCACCCCGATGATGACCAGCGGCAGGCGCCAGCCGGTCAGGTGCCGCAGGTACCGCGACAGCCGGAGGAGGAGGAACGGCACGGGGCTCCCTGTGGGCGGCGGACGCGCGCAACCTACTGCGCCCGCGGGCCGTCGCGGCACGGTGCGGCACGGTGCGTGGGAGGCGCCTCAGCGGGCACGGACGGCGCATGGCGGACAGGACGCAGCCGGACGCACCCGTCTACGTCGGGCTGGGCGACTCGATCTCGATCGACGACTACGCCGGAGGGCCGGGGCGCGGCGGCGCGAGCCTGCTGGCGCGCAACCGCGACGAGGACTTCCCGCACTGGCGCGGCGCGGACCTCGCCACGCGCCTGCCCGGCCTGGCGTGGCGGGTGCTGGCCAGCGACGGCGCCACCTCCCGCGGCGTCGTCGAGGACCAGCTGCCCGCCCTGCAGCGCTCCGGGCTGCGCCCGTCCGTGGTGACGGTGACGGCTGGGGGCAACGACGTGCTCTCCCGCTTCGGGAACACCCCGGCGGCGCTGGACGCCGTGCGGGCCGTGCGCGAGCACCTGCACCGGGCGCTGGAGCGCCTGGGCGCCCTGACCGCCCCGGACGCGCGCGTGGTCGTCGGCACGGTTTACGACCCCAGCGACGGCACCGGCGACGCGACGCGCCTGGGGCTGCCCCCGTGGCCCGGTGTCGTCGGCGTCCTCGGCGAGCTCAACGCCGCCCTGGGCGCCGTGGCGGCCGAGCACGGCGCGCGGGTGGCGGACGTGCACGGTCGCTTCCTCGGCCACGGGCTCGCGCGCGGGGACGCCGCGCAGCGCGAGGCCCGCCCTGCTGACCGCGAGCTGTGGTACTGCGGCGTCATCGAGCCCAACGCGTGGGGAGCGAGCGGCGTGCGCGCCGCGTTCTGGAACGCCCTCGCCCTCGGGTGAGCCTCAGGTGCGCCGGCTCCGCGAGAGCGCGCCCGGCAGGCCGACGAGCGCCGTGAGCGCGGCGGAGACCGCGAGGCTGACCAGCGAGGCCGACCAGCCGTTGGCCGGGTCGATGCCCAGGGCCGTCTGGGCGGAGCGCCACCACGCCGTCCAGCCCGCTCCGGGCCCGGCGAGGGAGGTGGGCAGCGTCAGCTGGTAGGCCACGAACCCCGCCACCCACGGCAGCAGGAGCAGGGGACGGGACGGCGCGGTCTCCGAGACGTCCCAGGCGCCGCGGGGGAGCAGGTGGTAGGCCACCACGAAGACCCCCACCAGGGGCACGAAGACCGCGCCGATGAGGAAGAGGAACGGCTCGTACGCGGCGATGTCGAACGCGAGGGCGAGCAGCGTCGCCACCGCGCCGGTGACCACCGCGAGCACCCGGCGGTCCAGCCGGCCGGCGAGGTTCTGCGCCGAGACCGCGGTGGAGTAGACGTTGGCGAAGGCCTCGTCGACCTCGACGACGAGGAGCACGAGCACCGCCAGGAGCCCCAGGGGGACGGCGAGCAGGGCGTCGATCATGTCCAGGCCCGCCGCGCCGTAGGCGGCCAGGGCCAGGGCACCGAGGGTGAACAGCGCGACGGTCGCCCCGCCGTATCCGAGCGCCGCCCCGGTGAGCGCAGCCCTCGGCGAGCGCGCGTGGCGGGTGTAGTCGGCGACCAGGGGGAACCAGGACACCGGCAGGGCGATCACGACGTCGGCCGCCGTCCAGAAGGACGCCGCCCCGCCATCGCTCACGGGGACCAGCGGCTCGGCGAGCACCTGGGCGAAGAGGTGGAGCACCGCGGCCAGCGCCGCCCAGACCGCGTAGCGGGCGAGGACGCGCGCCGCGCCCAGGGGCCGCAGCGCCATGGCGGTGGCGAGCGCCCCGGCGCCGAGCACGAACGGCCAGCGGGGGGCGTCCAGGGCCCGCGAGGCGGCCTCGGCGATGATGACGATCTCGAACGTCGCCCAGCCGACGCACTGCACGAGGTTGAGCACCGTCGGCGCCACCGAGGCGCGCCGTCCGAACAGGCCCCGCATCAGCACCATGGTCGGCACGCCCTCGCGGGCGCCCGCGGCGGCGCCGAGGCCGAGCAGCAGGCCGCCGATGACGGCGCCGACGACGATGGCCAGCAGCGTCGCGCCCAGCGGCCGGCCGGCCAGCACCACGTAGGTCGCGGCCACGGGCAGCAGCAGGCTGGTGCCGAGGTTGCCCCACAGGCCCAGGCAGTCCCGCAGCCCCAGCGTCCTGGCCGCCGGTTCGGCGAGGGTGATCGGGGCGTCAGGTGCTGAGGACGGACGGCTGGTGACAGACGTGTTCACACGCGCTCCCTACGCCGGCATTACCCGGTCAGGTTCCAGCGGTCGGCGGCACGTCCAGCCACCCTCTCAGCCCGGTTCGTCCGAGCTCCCGCACTGCGGCGGCGACTCTACGCCACGGGGCTCAACAGTCCGCTAGGACCCGTGCTCCCGCAGCCGCCGCGCCAGCTCGGCGGCTGCCGCCGCCGGGTCGTCCGCCTCGGTGATCGCCCGGACGACGACCACGCGGCGCGCGCCGGCGTCCAGGACGGCGTCCAGCGTCGAGCCCTCGACGCCCCCGATGGCGAACCACGCGCTCCCGCCGGCGACGGCGGCGGCGTGGCGCACCAGGTCCAGGCCCGCGGCGGGCCGACCGGGCTTGGTCGGCGTCACCCAGGTCGGACCCACGCACGCGTAGTCCACGTCCGGATCGGCGAGGGCCGTGTCGAACTGCCGCGCCGAGTGCGTCGAGCGCCCGAGGAGGACGTCGGGGCCGAGGATGCGGCGCGCGGCGGCGGGCGGCAGGTCCTGCTGGCCCAGGTGGAGCACGTCCGGGCGGGCGACGGCGGCGACGTCGGCGCGGTCGTTGACGGCCACGAGCCGGCCGTGGTGGCGAGCGGCCGCGGCCACCACCTGCAGCAGCTCCAGCTCCTCGGCGGCCTCCAGGCCCTTCTCCCGCAGCTGGACGACGTCCACGCCCGCGCCCAGCACGGCGTCCAGGAACGGTTCGAGGTCGCCCTGGCGGCGGCGGGAGTCCGTGCACAGGTACAGGCGCGCGTCGGCGAGGGCGGTGCGGCGGTCGGGACCCGGCACGCGCGCCAGTGTGCCAGCAGGGCTACGGTTGAGGTCCACGGGAGCCCGGGCGCGGGCTGAGAGGGCGAGCGCACTCGCCGACCGTCGAACCTGATCCGGGTCATGCCGGCGAAGGGAGCGTCCATGGCCGGTGTCGCCTCCGCGGACGTCGTCGTGCTCGGCGGCGGCGTGATCGGCACCGCGTGCGCGTGGCGCGCCGCGCAGCGCGGCCTGCGGGTGGTCCTCGTCGACCCGGCGCCCGGCTCGGGCGCCTCGCGCGTCGCCGCCGGCATGCTCGCCCCCGTCAGCGAGCTGCACCACGGCGAGGAGGCGCTGCTGCGCCTGAGCCTGCTCGCGAGCGCCGACTACCCGCGCTACGTCGCCGACCTGCAGGCGGCCAGCGGCGCCGACCCCGGCTACCGCGCCTGCGGGACGCTCGCCGTCGCGCTGGAGGCCGACGACCGCGCTCGCCTGGCCGACGTCCGCCGCGCCCAGCAGCGGCTCGGGCTCGACGTCGAGGCCCTGAGCGGGCGCGCGTGCCGGCAGCTGGAGCCGCTGCTGGACCCCGCCGTGTGCGGGGGCGCCCTGGTGCGCGGGGACCACCAGGTCGACCCGCGGCTGCTGCTCGCCGCGCTGCAGGCGGCGGCGCGCGCGGCCGGGGTGCGCACCGTGGTGGCCGCGGGGCGGGTCGAGGTCGAGGGGGGGTGCGCGGTCGGCGTCCGGCTGGACGACGGCGCACCGGTGCGCGCGGAGCGCGTCGTGCTGGCCACCGGGGCGCGCGCCCGCGGCTCGGCGCCCGCGCACCCGCCGGTCCACCCGGTCAAGGGCCAGGTCCTGCGGCTGCGCATGCCCCCCGGCGAGCACGTGATCTCGCGCACGGTGCGCGGGCGCGTGCGTGATCGGGAGGTCTACCTCGTGCCCCGGGCGCACGGTGAGCTCGTCGTGGGCGCCACCACCGAGGAGCGCGGTTTCGACGAGACCGTCACCGCCGGGGCGGTCTACGAGCTGCTGCGCGATGCGCAGGCCCTCGTCCCGGCCGTCAGCGAGCTCGAGCTCGTCGAGGCCGCCGCCCGCTGCCGCCCGGGCTCCCCGGACAACGCCCCCATCATCGGCCCGTCGAGCGTGCCCGGGCTGGTGCTGGCGGTGGGGCACCACCGCAACGGCGTCCTGCTGTCCGGGACCACGGCGGACGCCGTCGCCGACGTCCTCACCGGCGCCGGCCTGCCGGCGCACCTGTCCGAGTTCGGCCCCGACCGGTGTGCACCGCGACCAGCGGTGCTGGAGGAGGTGGGAACGTGAGCGCCAGCACGAGGGACCCCGCGGACGCGGCCTGGAGCGTGGACGTGGTCGTCAACGGGGAGCCGATGAGCCTGCCCGTGGGGGCGACGGTCGCGGACGTCGTCGCCCGGCTGGCCCCGGACGCCGTCGGCGGTGCCCGGGGCACCGCCGTCGCGCTCGGGGACGAGGTCGTGCCCTCGGGGAGCTGGGCGGCCACCCCGGTCGTCGCCGGGGACCGCCTCGAGGTGCTGCGGGCGGTGGCGGGCGGATGACCGCGCAGCTGCACGCCCCCGCCGCCGGCTCGCCGTCCCCGACCCCGGGGCCGGCCGACGCCCCCCTGGTCGTCGCGGGCGAGGCGTTCACCTCCCGCCTCATCACCGGCACCGGCGGCGCCGCCAACCTCGAGGTGCTCGAACGGGCCCTGCGCTCCTCCGGCACCCAGATGACCACGGTTGCCGTGCGGCGCGTGGACCCCGGCGCCCGCGGCGCCCTGCTCGACGTCCTCGACCGCGTCGGTGTGCGGGTGCTGCCCAACACCGCCGGCTGCCGCACCGCCCGGGAGGCGCTGCTCACCGCGCGCCTGGCCCGTGAGGCCCTGCAGACCTCGTGGGTCAAGCTCGAGGTCGTCGCCGACGAGGAGACGCTCCTGCCCGAGGCCGTGGAGCTGCTGGACGCCGCGGAGCAGCTCGTGGAGGACGGGTTCACCGTGCTGGCGTACACCAACGACGACCCGGCTCTGGCCCTGCGCCTGGAGCGGACCGGCTGCGCCGCCGTCATGCCGCTCGGCGCCCCCATCGGGTCGGGCCTGGGCATCCTCAACCCGCACAACATCGCCCTGATCGTCGAGCGCGCCAGCGTGCCGGTCGTCCTCGACGCCGGCGTGGGCACGGCCTCGGACGGGGCGCTGGCCATGGAGCTCGGCTGCGACGCCGTGCTGCTGGCCACCGCCGTCACCCGCGCCCAGGACCCCGAGCTGATGGGCCACGCCATGCGCCTGGCCGTGCAGGCCGGGCGCGCGGCCCGCGGCGCCGGGCGGATCCCGCGGCGCCGGCGCGCGCTGGCGTCCTCGCCGTGGCAGGGCCTCGCCGACCTGGGGGAGCGTCCGTGACCACGGGAGCACCCGGGGCCACGGGAGCATCCGGGGCCGCCCGGACCACCGGCGTCCTGCCGCCGCTCGTCGAGCCCGCGCCGGAGCTGACGCCGGAGGAGGCGCGCCGCTACGTCCGCCACCTGCAGCTGCCGGAGGTGGGCCACCTCGGCCAGCGGCGCCTGAAGGCCGCGCGGGTGCTCGTCGTGGGCGCGGGCGGCCTCGGTTCTCCCGCGCTGCTGTACCTGGCGGCCGCGGGGGTCGGCACGATCGGCGTCCTCGACGACGACCTCGTCGAGGAGTCGAACCTCCAGCGCCAGGTCGTGCACGGCTCCGGCGACGTGGGGCGGGCCAAGGTGGACAGCGCCGCGCGGGCCGTGGAGCGCACCAACCCGCTCGTGCGGGTGGTGCGCCACCGCGAGCGGTTGACGGCGCAGAACGCGGAGCGGCTCGTCACCGGGTACGACCTCGTCCTCGACGGCTCGGACAACTTCCCCACCCGCTACCTCGTCAACGACGCGTGCGTGCTCGCGGGGAAGCCGTGGGTGTGGGGGGCGGTGCTCCGCTTCGACGGCCACGTCGCGACCTTCTGGGCGCAGCACGGGCCCCAGTACCGCGACCTCTTCCCGGAGCCGCCGGTTCCCGGGACGGTGCCCTCGTGCGGGCAGGCGGGCGTCCTCGGCGCCGTCTGCGCGGTGGTCGGCTCCGTCATGGCGGCCGAGGCCGTCAAGCTCATCACCGGGTGCGGGCGGTCGCTGCTGGGCCGCGTCGTCGTCCTGGACGCGCTGTCGACCACCTGGCGGACCCTGCAGCTGCGGCCCGACCCCTCCCGGCCGCCGGTGACGGGGCTCGCCGAGCAGCCGCACGCGTGCCGGGCGGGCACCACCGAGGACCTGCCGGTCGTCACGGCGGCGCAGCTGGCCGACCGGCTGCGCGCCCGGGAGGCGGGGGAGGAGGACTTCCTGCTCGTGGACGTCCGCGAGCCCGACGAGCACGCCGCCTCGTCGATCCCGGGCGCCGTCCTGGTGCCGCTCGCGAGCATCCTCGGCGGCAGCGGGCTGGCGGACGTGCCGTCGGACCGGCCCGTGGTGCTCCACTGCGCCGCCGGCGCGCGCTCGGCCCGCGCGCTGCGGGCGCTGCTGGACCGCGGCCACGCGGACGCGGTGCACCTGCAGGGTGGTGTCGCGGCGTGGACGGCCGCGAGGACGGACCCCGGCCCTGCGCGCTGATCCCCGCCGCCTGGTCGACCGCCGTGACCGTCTCGCTCGGGGTGCTCACCCGGGCGGACCTGCGCCCGGGCCCTCGCGGTCCTCGTGCTCCTGCGCGTCGTCCGCGTCGTCCGCGTCGTCCGCGTCGTCCGCGTCGTCCGCGTCGTGCCCGGAGGCCGCGTACCAGTCCGCGTAGGCGGTGGTGCGGGCCATCCGCCGCGTCAGGTCCGGGGCGCCGTCGTCCCACCACACCGGCCCTCGCTCGCCGAGGGCGCGCTTGGCGGCGTCCACGCGGGCCCTGGCCGCCTCGCGCGCGGCGGGGTCCCCGGCGCGCATCGCCTCGCCCTTGGCGCGGCGGGCCGCCATGAGCTCGCGCACGAGCGCGGCCCGCTCATCGGGGTGCAGGCGGGGGTCGGCGCGGCGCCACAGCCGCCCGCGCACGACGAGGTAGCGGCCGTCCGGCGTGACCAGGGGCACGGGCGCCGAGCGTAGGACGCCGCCGCTCCGGTGCGCGGCGCGCCGGGCGCTCAGGCTGGGCCGACCAGGCCCGCGACGATCTGCGCGGACAGGCCCACGAGCGGGATGCCGCCGCCCGGGTGCGCGGAGCCGCCGACGAGGAACAGGCCCGGCACGGGCGAGCGGTTGGCGGGGCGCAGGAACGCCGCCCGGGCCCCGTTGCTCGACGAGCCGTAGATCGAGCCGCCGACGCTGCGGGTCTCGCGCTCCAGGTCCGCGGGCGTGCGCACCTCCCGCCACAGCAGCCGCTCGCGCACGTCCAGGCCCCGCTGCGCCATCACGGCGAGCACCCGGTCGGCGTACGCGTCGGCGAGCCCGGGCGCCGTCCAGTCGACCCCGGCGCGCGGGTCGTGCGGGCTGTGGCGGGGGGCGTTGACCAGCACGAACCACGCCTCCGAGTGCTCGTCCGGGCGCAGGGCCGGGTCGTCGGGCACGCTGGCGTAGACCGTGGGGTCCGCCACCGGCTGCGGGCGCCCGCGCAGGCGCCCGGTGCCGAAGACGGCGTCGAACTCGGCGTCGTAGTCAGCGGGGAAGAGCACGGTGTGGTGCGCCAGGCCCGGCGTGCGCCCCCGCAGCGCCAGCAGCAGCACGAACCCCGACAGGGACGGC contains:
- a CDS encoding RNA 2'-phosphotransferase → MDDVRLSKRLSYVLRHAPGSVGLQLDDAGWVGVADLLAALAAHGAPVSRERLERLVAADAKQRYALDATGARIRASQGHSVPVDLGHAPQPPPRVLFHGTPLRALPAVLAEGLRPGRRHAVHLSEDAATARAVGRRRGPAAVLRVDAAGLAAAGAPFSRSANGVWLVAAVPPSFLAVIERD
- a CDS encoding ion channel; translation: MPFLLLRLSRYLRHLTGWRLPLVIIGVVFATSWLAMWLVEPGEITEPGNYWWYFVVTAATVGYGDFFPQTAAGHVVGAYVIVGGIVTLTLLFTRLADRVQSIRGTRMRGLAPLDLQGHVVVLGYAPGHTERIVAELTAEDGLRVALCAWDDVVEHPLPERPAVSFVRGDLGSADVMRRAGVARARTVVVDGRDDDESLTITVAVHHAAPDVHTVVALRDLDRREHIGYVDPRIQCVQWHMPFLITEEALDPGITQVYHDLMRSGGHGNTYSLPLPARCAGSSFGEVQTRFGRSFGATVLAVRTGDGLVVSPPWDRALARGDVLYYVAAQRLDADTVLHALR
- a CDS encoding GDSL-type esterase/lipase family protein, with protein sequence MADRTQPDAPVYVGLGDSISIDDYAGGPGRGGASLLARNRDEDFPHWRGADLATRLPGLAWRVLASDGATSRGVVEDQLPALQRSGLRPSVVTVTAGGNDVLSRFGNTPAALDAVRAVREHLHRALERLGALTAPDARVVVGTVYDPSDGTGDATRLGLPPWPGVVGVLGELNAALGAVAAEHGARVADVHGRFLGHGLARGDAAQREARPADRELWYCGVIEPNAWGASGVRAAFWNALALG
- a CDS encoding cytosine permease; amino-acid sequence: MNTSVTSRPSSAPDAPITLAEPAARTLGLRDCLGLWGNLGTSLLLPVAATYVVLAGRPLGATLLAIVVGAVIGGLLLGLGAAAGAREGVPTMVLMRGLFGRRASVAPTVLNLVQCVGWATFEIVIIAEAASRALDAPRWPFVLGAGALATAMALRPLGAARVLARYAVWAALAAVLHLFAQVLAEPLVPVSDGGAASFWTAADVVIALPVSWFPLVADYTRHARSPRAALTGAALGYGGATVALFTLGALALAAYGAAGLDMIDALLAVPLGLLAVLVLLVVEVDEAFANVYSTAVSAQNLAGRLDRRVLAVVTGAVATLLALAFDIAAYEPFLFLIGAVFVPLVGVFVVAYHLLPRGAWDVSETAPSRPLLLLPWVAGFVAYQLTLPTSLAGPGAGWTAWWRSAQTALGIDPANGWSASLVSLAVSAALTALVGLPGALSRSRRT
- the thiE gene encoding thiamine phosphate synthase, which produces MPGPDRRTALADARLYLCTDSRRRQGDLEPFLDAVLGAGVDVVQLREKGLEAAEELELLQVVAAAARHHGRLVAVNDRADVAAVARPDVLHLGQQDLPPAAARRILGPDVLLGRSTHSARQFDTALADPDVDYACVGPTWVTPTKPGRPAAGLDLVRHAAAVAGGSAWFAIGGVEGSTLDAVLDAGARRVVVVRAITEADDPAAAAAELARRLREHGS
- the thiO gene encoding glycine oxidase ThiO yields the protein MAGVASADVVVLGGGVIGTACAWRAAQRGLRVVLVDPAPGSGASRVAAGMLAPVSELHHGEEALLRLSLLASADYPRYVADLQAASGADPGYRACGTLAVALEADDRARLADVRRAQQRLGLDVEALSGRACRQLEPLLDPAVCGGALVRGDHQVDPRLLLAALQAAARAAGVRTVVAAGRVEVEGGCAVGVRLDDGAPVRAERVVLATGARARGSAPAHPPVHPVKGQVLRLRMPPGEHVISRTVRGRVRDREVYLVPRAHGELVVGATTEERGFDETVTAGAVYELLRDAQALVPAVSELELVEAAARCRPGSPDNAPIIGPSSVPGLVLAVGHHRNGVLLSGTTADAVADVLTGAGLPAHLSEFGPDRCAPRPAVLEEVGT
- the thiS gene encoding sulfur carrier protein ThiS, whose protein sequence is MSASTRDPADAAWSVDVVVNGEPMSLPVGATVADVVARLAPDAVGGARGTAVALGDEVVPSGSWAATPVVAGDRLEVLRAVAGG
- a CDS encoding thiazole synthase, coding for MTAQLHAPAAGSPSPTPGPADAPLVVAGEAFTSRLITGTGGAANLEVLERALRSSGTQMTTVAVRRVDPGARGALLDVLDRVGVRVLPNTAGCRTAREALLTARLAREALQTSWVKLEVVADEETLLPEAVELLDAAEQLVEDGFTVLAYTNDDPALALRLERTGCAAVMPLGAPIGSGLGILNPHNIALIVERASVPVVLDAGVGTASDGALAMELGCDAVLLATAVTRAQDPELMGHAMRLAVQAGRAARGAGRIPRRRRALASSPWQGLADLGERP
- the moeB gene encoding molybdopterin-synthase adenylyltransferase MoeB — its product is MTTGAPGATGASGAARTTGVLPPLVEPAPELTPEEARRYVRHLQLPEVGHLGQRRLKAARVLVVGAGGLGSPALLYLAAAGVGTIGVLDDDLVEESNLQRQVVHGSGDVGRAKVDSAARAVERTNPLVRVVRHRERLTAQNAERLVTGYDLVLDGSDNFPTRYLVNDACVLAGKPWVWGAVLRFDGHVATFWAQHGPQYRDLFPEPPVPGTVPSCGQAGVLGAVCAVVGSVMAAEAVKLITGCGRSLLGRVVVLDALSTTWRTLQLRPDPSRPPVTGLAEQPHACRAGTTEDLPVVTAAQLADRLRAREAGEEDFLLVDVREPDEHAASSIPGAVLVPLASILGGSGLADVPSDRPVVLHCAAGARSARALRALLDRGHADAVHLQGGVAAWTAARTDPGPAR